The following is a genomic window from Solanum lycopersicum chromosome 6, SLM_r2.1.
ctttatttatatattaaagcAGTATTGTACGATACAATACAacacaaacaaaatataatacattATGGGACAACTATCCATAGAATGTGTAACActactcaatttaataaatctttgtataaaattttgaaatgttttttttgtaaaaccACGTACATGCATTAGCTTTAAGGTTTCCATTGATTACAAATGTTTGTATCACTGAATTTGCATATGCTCCGTTTGATTAGGAGCGACTTGTTTGATTTTGTGTTTGTATTCATTCCCATTACGAGAATGATATGATACTTCAATTTGAATTGAGATTAAGATTTCTTATTGCTCAAACCAATATAGTCACaaaaatttttatgatataattggtCTGAAGTGTACCATTTATCTAGTCTACGCTTTATACGAATATCATACTatccaaatatatataaataatgagAATTGTAATATTGATACATATAATTAAAGCTGATGATTATGCTATTAACTTAACAAATTGATGGGCTGCTTCAACTTGACAAATGTCAAGTACCAATGGTTCATTTGTTTTGATTCGTCAAATAATAGTGTCTACATACATAATTAAGGTAgaattataacatatatatatatatatatatatatatatatatatatatatatatatatatatatatatatatatatatatatatatatatatatatatatatatgcgctatattttttttcatgaaaaaatacgAGTAATATGTGATATTTATAGTTATAAGGTAAAATTCAATGcctaaaatttagtcaaatagaATGACAATAATTTAATATGGGCCTAAATATTATGGTAATACTAAATTACTAGTAATCTATATTGTAaacctaaatattatatatatataattattaatatatataattcgaTTTATTCGGTTTTACGTAAaccaattcaaataaaaatttattttaatttgatttttttatctaaTCCAAATAATGTACCCCTAATAcaattagttattatttaaaagttgaaacaagtgatgtattattttatttataatatagtgTAAAGCAAGTCAAAATGTGCATATCCATTGTTGTAGTTCCCTTATTGCCATTTGATCAAAATTTAGATGATAAAACAGTGTACAATATTATTGTGAGTGCTTACTCTTTCCTCTGGAAAACtacctaaaaatatttttctatcatatctcatataattttacttttttttttatgaaaacttacataaTCACGACTCATCTCTGATTCATTTCCCCCCCTCGATTTGTATATTCACCCCTTCTTTTTCTAAATTCAGCTTTAGATCATTTTGCTACTTTGTTTTACATTTTGATTCGTCAAAGAAAAAGTGTCTACATACATAATTAAGgtagaattatatatatatattattattttttcttcattatttttctaagtACGTATATATGCACAAATATACATCTTATACACAATACACTAAATTCATTGATGCATAATACTGAATATTGTAAAACACATATATAGAAAAGAGGgacataacaacaacaataataactataataataacatactcaatataataatattataagtgAGATCTTCGAATTAAATAGCAATCTTAGACAGTACATGAACAAGATATAAATAGAATTTACACCGTACATCACAATCAAAGAGAACAAGtaaccttcctcttattgataTCATAAGAGCAAATGAAACTAGCTATCAACTAATACAAAcggtaattgaaaaaaaataacacttcCTCTTTTCACTATGGACATCTCATTATTGAAACAAAATTCTAGACTCTTccgcaaagaaaaaaaaaacatttttttttgtttcttaactgaaaaaaaaaatagtaataaatcaTTGGAAAATTAAATcagaaaattatcaaaaaaaaaatcaaaaatctgGAAGCTCTTTAATACTTTCTGATGAGGATGAAGAAAAGGAGTTTCTCATACTAGGCATAGAAAATAAAGAATCGGTATAGTTAGATAATTGCTGATctgagaaaaaataatcagaCGAATTAGTAATTGGATTAGGATCAAAAGGTGTAAAATTAGTATCAAAAAAACTTGGAGAATCACTAAGactattcatattattattgtaattataattactaaaatcattattattagtatctttataatcattaataatagGTAGATCAAAAATTGGATTACGTGGAACATAACAAGAAGCTGATGAATTATTATCTCCTATACAGGAGCTGCcgttaaattcattattttcatccGTGACAACCGAatcattatcatcattcatCAATAAATCACATTTCTCATTAATATTAGTATTAATGTTTGTCATATTATTCCgatgataattattttgttcATCTCCAAAACAGCTTTCAGCACCGATTATAGTATCATGATCATGATCCATTTCCCCGTTTATTGGCTCGGATTTTGGATGATATTGAGGCATAGGCATTGATTGAGGACTCGAAGAGACCTCTTCAGGAGAAAGACCAGTGAGTTTTTGTACTAATGCCTTGAAATCACGCGGATGCGTGTGGATGACTTTTGGTGAATGAGTGTAGATGATAACCGGTTGAcgttgttgctgctgctgttgaTGAGGGATGATGGTGGTTGAGGTAGTGGCCGCGACCGTGTTGTATAATGAAGACGATGAGGAAGAAGATGGTAATGAATTTGATAAACTTTTTTTGATGTGATGAGAGGCTTTGTTTATCTTCAAAGGAGAAGATaggttattgttattgttgttgttgactATGGCTTGATTGGAGTTTGTATGATGATAGAATTGTGCATGGTTCATGATTGAGTACAAAAAACCAGGTGTATTTTTGTGGTGAATTTATAGAAGAATGAGTTGGATATGCATCTATAATACTGTGAGTTTAGTTAAAAAcaagttataaaattataaatctgAGAGTTTAGCGGAAAGCAGTTACGTAAATTATTTTGTGTAAAGAATTGCTTATTCATAGGCTAGGAAAATGCATCACGTTTAGTGCGAAGCAAGGCTCTATAATTTTCACGAcaaaaatgagaaataaaatttCCAACTGATTCGtatgttatattttatcttttttttttaacagtTTTTACTAACCGATAACGTCAAGACTCCAGAATTATCTTTTACAACAAACAATACTAAACTTTCCCATTTATAACTTCctcttttttgggtgatataataataattttaatagaaaaaaatatctctaaaattatcattaataataaatttagaattttttaatcaaatattatatgaatatatatttcattataaaaaaaaaattcttattaagcttagattttgacatttttttttgtgtatataacAACTAAATATTAGTATATGGTGTATAAAGATTACACAATTTTGGAGCCAATAATATTCTTGTTGATTGCTTGACCATATATAAGGCTTATGGTTTGACATTCatgttttatatttcatttttacttttagtaattttaattaattttttcactttaacATCTCAAATTagttacattaaaaaaaaacaacatattaTCGCAGTGTATGTTTATAACAGTAAACATtgaaaaactaataaatattaatttttccaaataaatGTGACGTTAgttacattttattatattgtttcCAAACAATAGTGTTCCAacatttattatgtatattctAGAAGTACGAACCCTACCTCAAGAATTTCTTAGGATTTTAGAGGAGTTTGTTTGCTTTTTATCacaatttattcaattttggAATGCaacttatatatttatttgttctttattttattaaaaataaaatgagctTAAATCAATTTGAATAAAAGATATTATATCATAGAGACTGGGAATTTTTCCAAGTCAATCAAACGTAACTTGTTtgtattacaaatacaaaaaaaagtagCTCATATGAAATTTACTCTGAGCCAACCTAAATTAATCCCAAATATTAGAAGTTGGATTAAAATCAATTCCAAAAGGATAAATAGTGTCTTGTGATGGAATACCGTAAGGGTAACTCACGGTATTGATAGATGGATCAATATTCATTGGTTGATGATTATAATTGCCTCTGCATTGTATTGCCTTATAAAGTAATAACGAAGGGAGAGGATCCAAGTTAACGATATTCATGTTTTCTTGACTGGTATAGTAGTTATGTAGAGAAATATCGTTAACTATCTGACCTTCATGAGGGGCAGGGATGTTGAAATTTGGTAATGTGTAAGCGTCGCTAATGGATTCAACTTGATCAGATGGTTGGGATGATGTTgcatttgatttttttacaGTTGAGTTTTTGTGAAACAACCTACAAACTACCCATTCCTCctgcaaataaaaataaaataaaattgtgtaaACAATTGCATGcatttacaaatttttattttttattctaaatctaAAATGTAAAAGAATAGAATTGCGAATTTTAtaccaaactaagtcattatataaaataatttactaaaataatacattttttcaaaattttacaaaactagtataaacgtatttcacagtaACGTCTTAGggtatatttcaatttttgaacgctaattaggttgatatacgttactgtgagtaacgttttactcctaaaacgttttTTTGAGTAACGCTTTACTCCTAAAACCTTactgtaagtaacgttttaAGAATAAGACGTTattcacagtaacgttttaggagtaaaaagttactgtgagtaacgtatatcaatatGACGCTgtcaacttttgaaaaataaaatataccctaaaatgTTACtatgaaatacgtttatactagttttgtaatttattttttttaaaaaaaaaaacatattattttgatgaattactttatataatggcttagtttggtCAGTAAAATTGCTATTTACCTTGGGAGGTTTGAATCCAAGGTTGGATTGTAGCCTATATTCATGCATAACCCAATTGGTTTTTTCACCCTTAGGAGCTCTTCCTTTGTAGAAAACAAGTGTTTTCTTCATCCCAACAAGCTCGACTCCACCGCGAAAAATCTCTTTATCTTTGCCCGTTGTTTTCCAGTAGCCAGCTTCTGTAGCTCTGTTACTGCGAAGACCCGTTGGGTACTTTCGATCTTTTTGGCTAAAGAAGTACCATTCTTTTTCTCCCATGGACGATTTGGCTGCAACACATTACAAATTATAGTACGTTATCTTTAATATGATGCAAAATAAGACCTATTACCCTTCCTTCTGTCTTAATTAGTAGTATGTCGCACTTTCCTTTTTAATCTATTTCAAAAAATGTTAGAAATATAAAAGCTTTGCAAAAAGAGggaatgaaaaattatgtcatttTCTATTTAGtgtttttaaatatgtatttagtTAGTTTTTCAATTCCAAAGTTTCATGTTGATATAAAATGAAAAGCTATATAAAAGAGATATACATTACTTGTTAATTGACTGCAAAATCATATCTTCTATGGAACTATAATATGTTGCTTGTTACtcaaaatctttaaaaatattatggtATTTGTGTTGGATTTTTAAAGTAGTTAGagaattaaacaaaattaaaatcagTCATGGATCTCTCAACtgagttatttaaattttagagtTTTATTTCCAGTTGGGGCTTCCACTTCGAAAAGATGTAGTGGCCGgttcatctctctctctctgccAATTTAGATGAGAACGCGTAATTTAGCTCGAACAAAGTGAAAGTAGTGAAAAGAAAGATCAAACCTATAAAGAGATGAAAGGTGATTAAAAGGACCCAGACTTTCAATTGTTTCTCTATGGTGAGAGGTTTCTTTCGTATCAAAAGTGCATAGAAAAGCCAGGAGAAGATGGATTGGATCGAGAAACGATGTTAGTCTTAGAAAAAGAATGATCAAGAAGAGATGAAGAtaagtaaaatatcaaaattgaattcaaaaatTAGGTATAGGGTTACCAGGAAAGTCCCAAGGGTCAGGCTTGTTGAGAAACAACAGTTACAGAGCTCTCAATTGAGTTATTTAAGCTCTAAAATTCCATCTCTAGTTGAGACTTTCACTTCAAAAAGAGATGTAGTGGCGGGTTCACTCTTTCCACCAATTCAGGTGAGAGCGCATAATATAACTTACACAAAGTTAGAGGGCTGAAAAAAAAGCTCGATAGGTTGAGGGAGGATAATCGAAGGGACTCAAACTTTCGATCGCTTCTCTATAGTGGAAGGtttctttcatatcaaaagTGTGTTAGGGAAGGCTATAAAAGATGAATTGAATCGAgacaaattaaatgaaaagaaagatcAAGATAAGTAAAATATCCAAATAAATTCAAAGATTAGGTATAGAATTACCAGGAAGGTCCCAAGGCTCAGACTTGTTAAGATCAACATCAGCAA
Proteins encoded in this region:
- the LOC104648103 gene encoding VQ motif-containing protein 20; translated protein: MNHAQFYHHTNSNQAIVNNNNNNNLSSPLKINKASHHIKKSLSNSLPSSSSSSSLYNTVAATTSTTIIPHQQQQQQRQPVIIYTHSPKVIHTHPRDFKALVQKLTGLSPEEVSSSPQSMPMPQYHPKSEPINGEMDHDHDTIIGAESCFGDEQNNYHRNNMTNINTNINEKCDLLMNDDNDSVVTDENNEFNGSSCIGDNNSSASCYVPRNPIFDLPIINDYKDTNNNDFSNYNYNNNMNSLSDSPSFFDTNFTPFDPNPITNSSDYFFSDQQLSNYTDSLFSMPSMRNSFSSSSSESIKELPDF
- the LOC101263328 gene encoding NAC domain-containing protein 79, yielding MMIEQYNIMDEKNLPPGFRFHPSDEELITYYLSNKVSDFSFTTRAIADVDLNKSEPWDLPAKSSMGEKEWYFFSQKDRKYPTGLRSNRATEAGYWKTTGKDKEIFRGGVELVGMKKTLVFYKGRAPKGEKTNWVMHEYRLQSNLGFKPPKEEWVVCRLFHKNSTVKKSNATSSQPSDQVESISDAYTLPNFNIPAPHEGQIVNDISLHNYYTSQENMNIVNLDPLPSLLLYKAIQCRGNYNHQPMNIDPSINTVSYPYGIPSQDTIYPFGIDFNPTSNIWD